CTGAAGCGGCCACAAGCAGTTGATATGCGGGACCTGAAGGAGCAGGCAAGTATGCTCCCCTCTGGCCACGTGGGGGTTTTGCAGAAAGATGATGATCAAAAGGGATTATTCAGCCTTTCACATATACATGCACACATAAACTTACTGATATACTGTGCTCCTGTTCAGCTTTTTGCCAGCCCGCTGTGAACGTTGtgtatcagggcatgctgggaatttgtAGTTTAGCCGCTGCTCAGCCGCGTGCTTTTCTTCACGTTTACATGGCAGATTCTTATTTAACTTTTCACCTTATCTTTTCAGTGCAGGCAAAATGGCAAAGAGATTGGCAGACAAGGAGCTGACAGACCGAAACTGGGATCAGGAGGAAGAGTCTGAGGATGTGAGTGTGCGAGATGTCTTACCGAATACTTTACTTTGCCctgtaaatgtatttttaatttattttatttttttgctgctgatATTTGGATAaactgacaatggctggatgtACACCACAACTACTGAATGGACCCCACTGACTAATGGTGTCCATTTGGGAGTCTGCTTTTAGCAGAAAAAAGGCCCGGACGCAGGACTTTGCTGTTTTTGACAACATCTGAAATGGATCCTAACAGAACCTCTGCAGACGTGAATTTAGCTTTAGAGAGGACcaccatttttttctttagaaaAGCAATCCCTCCGACTGTAGTCCAGGAGATGCCATCTCTATTTTATTTCATCATCTGCTCCTCTGCTGTGCCCTGCGTTTGTTTTTTGCGCCTAATATGCTAATTTATAGCATCGGTACAAGTGGGAGGAGACATCGGCTTTTCTCCCGGGCTGTGGCGCTGTCCAGTCGCTGTTGACCacttcacagccagggaggagacGAGCTGTTCTCATGAGACTTGGTAAAGCTTGTGAGAACAGTACAGCAAGCACAGTGCTCACTTCCATAGTGCGAGAGGAGCCCGGGAGCAGCTTAGAATAAAGGGATAGCACAAAGCACTGAGAGGTTGGTTAATGTAACagtggttttccaggagtatggtactgatgacctattctaaggatcagtggcggatccagagcctggtctcgggaggggcactttcagattattttttgTCCGCGGCCACAAGactacagtgtagaggtatactgtatattgtgtggcacagtgtatgctatatgtgtataacaaacatatttcacatgaaaacttacaaatacttggcttggcccttagggatctcggacgccgcttcaacactttggccgggggctcggtggagctgatgtgttttatcctaatgaggaAGATttcataaggatttggagaaggggcagagggatagcagagcagggagaggctggtgctgctactaggaaaCTCATACCATggggtagtaataaagcccaccataatgccgccccctccccctgtagtaataattctccttataatagacagtgcaaaaaatacccccttgtaatgtccccatagtgccccataatgtgccagtatatagtgccccagtagatgctctGTGCtcctcataatttgcaagtataaaataccccgtagatgaccccctaGTAcgcctctcccccttccccatagtacccaccataatgtgtcccagtataaaatgctactgtacagagcccccacataaaataccccttctttgtggcctcagtagatgcccctatagtggccacaAATGATGtttcagtaagaagtgccccaatcATGGGCCAGTAacgagagcccccccccccccccccacacacacacacacacaatcatgGGCCAGTAAcgagagccccccaatcatgtggcagtaacacTATTGTacatatttaaataaaataaaaaacttacctCCAttacctcttctggcctgtgtccagcgctgtacggctcaggccagAAGCGTACGTTATAAATGTTACaacgttcatttttcggtataagtAACATATCTTTATTATCTGGGTCACTGCGATTACAGTGATGCCAAATACATaccggtgtttttttttttttttccattttgcaacttttttgtaataaaaccccttttaaaaaaataaaaaattgcattgctgcttcccaagacccataactattattatttttttttctatgcagttgtgtgagggcttgatttttgcaggacgacttgtatttttcattggtatcattttggagtaaatggtgctttttgatcgcttgttataatTTTTCGGCGGCAActaagaataattttttttaattttttttttacgcagtTCACCGTAGGGCATAATTTACTTGATATTTATGTAGTTCTGGTCGTTATCGACATGACAATACCAAACatatatgggggagatttttatatatttttttgtttaaactgACAACAttctgattttaaaatgcaatgaattatacctatagtgcattgcattttaatcagTGCTATTCTGATATTGAcctgaccagcaggctgcaccagaggGGGGCAGCCTGCTGGAATTGACTCAAGACTGGTTTGGGGCCTACACAAGAacccagccagccttcacacacatcggcaccctgcgattgcatttgcggggtgccaatgggagacagCACTTTCAGCACTTTACATGTCGCGGGTACCATTGCCCACGGTGTGTAatggctcgtctggtgacaagtGGCTGATGCATACCGCTCTCCGTGACatctccaacattgttggcggccatcatttatGCTCAgcatgaacagcactgaggcccactggtccctcgtccaacgtagatgctccctggcccatgcaagacgatgacgcctgtggtcAAATTCCCTTGTAGGTCGTCTAGCacacagaccacgctgatgtaaatggtttagaATGGTTTGGcacactgctgggactctgatcggaactgctgctgccaccaatgatgggagggcgcactgcccaccaatgattggggaggCCACCCCCTATCGTACCTCCACAGTTCTGAGAAGGAGACACGCCGCAGCAATGAGGAGCCTGAGCCAGTAGCGGTCCTCTTCACTGTAGTCTGGGGCGGGAAGCGTAAGGGGCAGGCCTAGTAGTGCTACTGCTGCGACCGgctgctggtgtgctgggcctattttCGAGCAGGGagaaaagtgttaaacagcccagatcggcaCTCCTGACgatccaggctgttagagcagcGCTAAGACTGGgccgctgttaaaaaaaaaaaaaaaagcagagacccagcttaaggccccttagtgaccattgtaaaaaggcatatgggtggtcacttagGGGTTGAAGTTATGGGACTCCagtctcctaggccagtgacatcacattcattgatcACAAGGCCTTTGTGAATGGACCTGGGCTGCATTACCAAGCGCAACTGCCATACAGTGTATGGCACAGCCTGGCATGGTGTGAGAATGGACACATAataaagaaagggaaaaaaaggagGAGGTTAACAAACGCTACCTGGGTCAAAGGTATCCCGAGGGTAGTGTTAAGCCAGAGGTGCCGAAGGTGATTGTAGTGGAAGGGAATTAGAAGAGTAAAAGATGAAGCAGGTGGGTTGTGGGAAGATGGAGAAGGCAGCTGGAAATAGTGTCAGCACAGCTATACACTTGGTGATCAGGTAAAGGTGATGGAAACTTGGCAGGCAGGAAATAAACGTCACCAAATGGCGCTTACCGACTAGCACGTTTTTAGGATGAAACAATGTAAAAAGACACAAGGGTGTAAGCACCACTCTCTACTCAACCATAGGGGAAGAAATTATGGTGGCCCAAGAGACCGGGGTGACAGTTCTTCGAGTGGAGTAGTTTATCCTCCACACAGTACAAAGATAGTGATGGTAGTAAAAAAATACTTTGGAAGTGCCAAATGTTAAGATAAGAATCACAATAATGTAATTAAAATGTAAGACACGTACTGTAATAAATCATAAGGTAAAACTCTAGtgaactcacttcactggggagtTGCcaccaggataaagctcaagacacctgagGTAAAACCCTCTGGGATCGCCTGTAGTGTGGTGGAGATTGAAGTCAGCGCTCCAGTCATGCAATAGAGATGGCAAGCTGCACATGGGTCAGCAACTTCTTCGCCAATCGCTTTGTTGCAAGGATATGCGGCTCAACGCGTTTAGGGGAAGGCATAAAAtccccaggtgtcttgagctttatcctggtgGCAACCCCCTCCCAAGTGAAGTAAGTTTACTAGAGTTTTACTCTGGATTGGTTTTATCTTATGATTTATTACAGTACAGTCTTGCGTTTTTAATTACATTATTATTGTGATTCTTATCTTAACATTTGGCACTTCCAAAGTATTTATAGCCATCACTATCTTTGTACTGTGTGGAGGATAAACTACTCCACCCGAATTACTGTCACCCCAGTCTCTTGGGCCACCATAATTTCTTCCCCTATGGTTGCGTAGAGTGGCGCTTGCACCCTTGTCTTTTTACATTGTTCCATCCTAAAAACTTGCTAGTCGGTAAGCGCCATTTGGTGACCTTTTATTTCCTGACTGCCAAGTTTCAATCGCCTTCACATGGTGTGAGTGCCACAGAGCTCACCTGAGCAACACAGCCTCTCAgtgcccaccgatcagatattgatgatgtgtcctgaggacaggtcatctgtATTATACTCCTGGAAAACCAAGGCAGTATGTAACACATCATGACTTAAAATGCTTGCCATTGCTAGAATGTTATGACCTGGGATCACATTAAAGTCCAGAGTTTTAAAGGTGTTGGCAGGCAATATTGTAGTTGTATTTTTGGGGAGGCGAGTGTAAAAAGTTGCACCTCCTGGTTCTCCGTGTAAGAGTAGAAGAAAGATCCCAGCCTGCTACTAGtaccccttaggctacatgcatacaTTTTTGAACAAATGTGTAGCCTCCAGACCTATTGGACATCACAATCTACCCTATATTACTGACTAGCTTTGTAACGGTATTAGAGAGGTCTGTCCAGTTAAAAAAACTGAGAAGTGGTTGCTTATGAGGTACAAAGTGTTCTTCTCTTCCAGCATTTGTACAAAAAGGGCACAATTAAGACATTTGACATTCGGCCGTCTTTCTGTACGTGTGTCTCGTCTCTCATCCGTGTAATAATCTCACAGGCGGGAACGTTCTCTGTTGCCAGCCAAGATGTTTTGAAGAGCAGAGAAATTAAGAAGGCAAAGAGGAGGAATGTAGGAAGTGAGGTAATAACCGTATGATTTCCATCACGTGTGCTCTTTTATCTGTGCAGCTaaacctttttctttttcttcccccTTTAGTCCGAAGGCAGTGGAGCTTTTAAAGGGTTTAAGGGTTTGTTCCCAACATCTGGAGCAAGTTTTGGTGGATTTGGGAGTGACTCTGCTGCAAAACCGCTTCAAAGTTTGACCAACGGAAGTCGCACAACTTCCTTGTTCACCTCAAAGCCTGCTGGTGAAAGCAAACAGTCTTTTGGTGAGTTTCCGGTTTGGTGCCGCTCTATTTGGTAATTACCTTTTTAATGTGTCTAACATGGCAGCGCAGTACTTGATAGTTTTGAGAATCCCATCCACATGTACTTTATACTCTGTATTCCACCCATTCATTGTATATGGGAGAAATAGGCAGCAAATTTGAATAagtgcagaaatttctgtgacttaaaatcagttttgacaaGTATatagaaatccgcagcactcgccaatTAGAGGAACAAATCTGGTAACTTTATTTGCGCCAGCAGCATAACAGCGACGTTTCAACCAGCTTGAGAAAGAGGTGGTCAAAACGTCGCTGTTATGCTGCTGGCGCCAATAAAGTAACCGGATTTGTTCATCTAATTGgcgagtgctgtggatttctatATACTTGTTTATATGACCCGACCCCCAGCCTGATCTCTACCCACGAGCACAGTTACCACTATCCTCATCCCTGGTACGTCTATCCCAAATTGGGAACTATAGTGCTGCTCATCCCGTGTTGATCTGATTTAAAATCTGTTCTGTACATCTGAATGAATGAGGGTTACTTCTCCAGAAAGCACAAGGTTTTCTGCAAGCACCATTTAGATCAATTGGACAGATACAGAAACTTCTGCGGCATGTAAATATTCCCTAAATTTTATGTCAGCCATGGGGCACAACTTGGATTTTTCCAGAGAACATGTCAGCCGCTAGACATCTGCTGTAGAGCAAGTTACATTTCTCTTACGGCACCCTTTAAATGTTCACTTCTTCACTTTTATGGTAAGATCTGTTTTATTCATCAGGGTCTGTCTTTACAAATGGTCCAACGTCTTCAACCACTGATGGAACTTTTAGCACAGCCAAAACCAACGGAGAGAAACCTTTGCCTACCTCTGGTTCTGGTCCAAATAGGTCGGTCAGCTCAAGTGACTACAACAAACAGTTGGCATCCCTGAACTGCTCTGTCCGTGACTGGATTGTGAAACATGTCAATGCAAATCCACTGTGTGATCTGACTCCAATCTTTAAAGACTATGAAAAACATTTAGCCACCATTGAGCAGAAGTATGCCGTAAGTACAGACAGCGGATCTGAGAGTGACGGCTCCAAGGGAACTCCAACCATTCCATCATTTGTCCCCTCAAAACTGGAGACCAAGCAGTCTTTTTCTTTCACTTGCAAAGAGAGTAAATCTGAACAGCCAGCTCAGTCCTCTCCAGAGAAGAAGTCTCCGCCAGCTTCCCTCTTCTCATTTGGTCAGAAGACAGACACAAGTAGTTTTGGTTCATTCAGCTCTGGGACAGCAGCTGGATTCTCTTTCACAGCGGGGGCTGCTGGTCTCTTTGGTAAAGATTCGACTAAGAACAACATCGGGCCATCTTCGTTTTCTGTTCAGTCAGTGTCCACCAACAAGACTGAAGAATCAGGTGACTTTGGCTATATGTAACTGCTGGTTAACCCTACAGAATGTTATAGGGATATTCTGATctcagacactgatggcatatcgctaggtcaTGATATTGGTGACGGGTGCAGGTCATGAGAGGTCATCCTTCTGTTGTCTTGGATCCTGTAGGATGTCGCTCTACAATGCTATCTCCCATATTGCAGACGGCAGGGCACTCTACCCTCTAGTAGATGGATATGAGCAGCCCACAGCACAGAAAGCAACTTGTGTAGGAAAAACCCTTATGATGTACCGTAATCCTCTGTGTAATTAAGGGTGCACTTTAAAGTAGATTACGAAGTTGATACTAGGGTGATCTGGGATGTGCTGTTCTTGAATAATACAGATCGAGGGGGTCGACTGGGCAAAATTAGAATGACTGTTGGCCTATGGTAGCTCATTTATTAATAAGTGATGTTTTAGCATAAACTTGAGTCCTTGATGGGTGATATGAATGAGTTATGTTGGGGTATAATAGGGTATATCTGGAATGGGGAGCAATCTgggcatttattttaatttaggGTTAATGAGAAGGATGTATTGCCCCTCCACAGAAACATATCGCCATAAAAAAATCATTATATAAAAAATCTATGCATCAGCAGCTAAATGTTAGGCCAAATAGTAAATTTGTCTATCTGTTCTCATCCCGATGATACGGTTCTCTACATTTTACAGAAGAACGCATTCCGCTTAgaaatgttcattttttttaagtGACTGAGCATAGACTAATAGCAGTGGAGTGTTCGGGGGTGTATGGAAGCAATaaatgtccttcctgatgttgtaaagttcagggtcccagcagcagaaatgaaagtggttgtctcatctcgccttcACCAAGGTAGTCGTCAACCAGCGGAGCAGGCTGCCTTGGAAACGTGCTGTGCAGCAATGGAAGCTACTGGCCCGCTCCACCAGGTAGTCAGGGCTTAGACACATCTCATCAGTGACATTCGACAACCCCTTGGACATGTTtctattgattttatttattcatttatttttcctgtaaaatttcAGGAGGAGGtgctgatgaggaggaagagccACCAAAAGTAGTTGTTCAAGAAGTAAAAGAAGAAGATGCCTTCTATTCCAAAAAGTTAGTATCCAATGTTCTCACCGCAAcacagaaaaatagaaaatgt
The Bufo gargarizans isolate SCDJY-AF-19 chromosome 2, ASM1485885v1, whole genome shotgun sequence genome window above contains:
- the NUP50 gene encoding nuclear pore complex protein Nup50 isoform X1; the protein is MAKRLADKELTDRNWDQEEESEDAGTFSVASQDVLKSREIKKAKRRNVGSESEGSGAFKGFKGLFPTSGASFGGFGSDSAAKPLQSLTNGSRTTSLFTSKPAGESKQSFGSVFTNGPTSSTTDGTFSTAKTNGEKPLPTSGSGPNRSVSSSDYNKQLASLNCSVRDWIVKHVNANPLCDLTPIFKDYEKHLATIEQKYAVSTDSGSESDGSKGTPTIPSFVPSKLETKQSFSFTCKESKSEQPAQSSPEKKSPPASLFSFGQKTDTSSFGSFSSGTAAGFSFTAGAAGLFGKDSTKNNIGPSSFSVQSVSTNKTEESGGGADEEEEPPKVVVQEVKEEDAFYSKKCKLFYKKDNEFKEKGVGTLHLKTLGDQKTQLLVRADTNLGNILLNILVQPSMPCSRTGKNNVMIVCVPNPPIAEENPTTPVTMLIRVKTTEDADKLHKIILEKKGA
- the NUP50 gene encoding nuclear pore complex protein Nup50 isoform X2, whose product is MAKRLADKELTDRNWDQEEESEDSEGSGAFKGFKGLFPTSGASFGGFGSDSAAKPLQSLTNGSRTTSLFTSKPAGESKQSFGSVFTNGPTSSTTDGTFSTAKTNGEKPLPTSGSGPNRSVSSSDYNKQLASLNCSVRDWIVKHVNANPLCDLTPIFKDYEKHLATIEQKYAVSTDSGSESDGSKGTPTIPSFVPSKLETKQSFSFTCKESKSEQPAQSSPEKKSPPASLFSFGQKTDTSSFGSFSSGTAAGFSFTAGAAGLFGKDSTKNNIGPSSFSVQSVSTNKTEESGGGADEEEEPPKVVVQEVKEEDAFYSKKCKLFYKKDNEFKEKGVGTLHLKTLGDQKTQLLVRADTNLGNILLNILVQPSMPCSRTGKNNVMIVCVPNPPIAEENPTTPVTMLIRVKTTEDADKLHKIILEKKGA